From the genome of Setaria viridis chromosome 1, Setaria_viridis_v4.0, whole genome shotgun sequence:
CACACGGACGAGGAGTCGAGGACCCAATGCGCGCGTCTTGGGTCCTCTGCTTCTCGATCCAACTCGGCTGACGCCTGACTGTATACGCCACATGGATTGTATTATAGTATACGAGTATTCATTCATTTGTACGACCGTACTTGCTACCGTAGATGATGAAAAACGCTCAAGTTCTTGACGCTTTGGCTTGGATTCAATCCAGGTTAGGCCAAGCCCGGCCAGTACAGACTACAGAGTTTGGTTGCTCAGACGAATAGCGCCCAGACGCCCAGACCAGGACAGCCAAGATACTAGCTAAGTAGCTTGCACGTATGAACGCTTTGAGGGATTCAGACCTCCATTTTCTGTTTCCAGCCTATACTccttatttttaaaattttttggaTATTACTAGTGCTACCACCAAAACCTTCTAATGAGTATTACCACCAAAATATATCAATGAAATACCACCAAAACGCCCAAGATACGACGGGCTTACACGATGCTGGTGCCGCGAGACGGCGGTATTGGGCCGGTAGCCCAATGGGTCTGGAAGCTATCGACAGCTGGCTACACCTTTGCAGGCCCAgttttcctctctctttttctccCAATTATTAATTGCTAAAATCAAGAGAGCATAGACACAGATTTGGGACAAAAAACTCATGCACGTAAAACTTTagggtggtgtttggttggctacgaatcccttacctaaataatatctatacaaacTTGttacctcctcctcccccactgTAATTAGATACAACACCCACAccacactgtaatctgattaagttaccagagtgcaaccaaataaATAGGGTAATCACCCATTCCGTCgccaaatacactgtaatctcATTTCCtttgcgtttacattaccttaccacgaaccaaacactatatAGGTTCGTGTGATTGTCATGTTTCTTTTACAAAGAAATTTGATGAGTATTATTAGAAGAGCTATCTTTCAACTCCATAACTAATGTTATTGGCCAAGGGAATTAAGGAAAAAATGGAGTTCACAGGACAGAATTGACAGACCAAGTTGTTATGTGTCTAGGATAAGATACTTTTGATTTCTTGAACATTCCTCTTTAATCCTTGCATCGAGTTCTGTAGTCCAGGCCCAAATACAACAATGGTAGCTAGGCTCTTCACACAATAgacgttctttttttttggcatctGTGCACAGTCTCCATGCATGTCCCTCTCGGCCTCGTATGCTAGCAATAAATCCTTCCGTACAAAAAAACAGGCAACCACCGGATTGGACAAGAACAAACAACAACAAACCAGTGATTGTAAACTTGAAAGCAAAGCAAgtgaagaacaagaagaaccaAACATCATGTCTGACTCACCTTTTTTTACTTTCAACACCTGAAAAAAAACTCTTGACTTCTTGCCTGCAACCTAACCGTGCTCAACTCACAATTTTTTAAAGACCCTGCTCAACTCACAATTTATGAACGACCCTGCTCAACTCACAATCACACCTAAACCTAAAGAGTTGTCACTTGTGTGCTCTCATTGCTCCCTTGGCTCCTCCATTGTGGCATTTTGGCTTTAGCTCATGGGCATGGCAAGGAAGCTCATCTCTAACTTTCTTTATAGCAGCCAGGGAGTTTTGTGGTGCTGAAATGTCTTTGGCGCCAACTCTTTCTGCCACGAGCTGAAATGTTGGCGCATTTGGGCAGTACTTCCACATGCAACTCCTTAAGAAAACCGAAGAACTGCCTATGGAATAAAATTGAGCAATTTTCACATAACCACCTGTGGAAATAGGTGTCCACAAGCGGCTCTTGAGTGTTGACCTGAGGTGGCCCCCGCTGTCTCCACGGGCAGTTAGGAATCCAAGCCGTATGtagatagagaagtggagtgtACGCGATGTTGATTTTTTGTAGTGGTGCCAGGCAGGACTCGCTTGTGGGGTGTCATCAGAAACATCTTCCTCTCTACAATGATCTTCACTTACTCTGTGCCATGTTCTGTTACTCTGCCATCCCCGAACACGAACCGTGACGCGGCCCACAGAATGAGGTGAGTGAGTGGTGACCCTCACTCTCTCAGACATGGACTGGCACCACCGTTCCCACCTGCACCGAACCACCCCCTGACCTGACGTATGCATCGGCCAACCAACTCAATCGGCAACCGGCATGAACAAGCAGGGGCTTTACATGCCTCCAAATGAGCGATGATTTCGTAGCAGGAAAGCTTTCTTTATTTATATACAGCAGCGGTTGTGTTACCGTGTAGCATTTAGCTAGCTTAATCCCTCGGGCAACAGCATAACGTAGAGccgtagagagagagagggagaaagcaGCAAGAAGAAGCAGCTATGGGGACAgtaggcggcgatggcggcggaggcgaccgGCAGGCGCAGCCGCTGCTCGGCAAGCTCTCGGAGTCCGACGAGCACCTGGTCAAGAGAACCGGTGAGTCCCTGAGCCATGTCGTCCATAGCTATAGCTCCTCTTCGATCGCCTCATCTGCTTGCATCCGCTGTTGTGATTTGTCCTGCGGCGCGCGCAGGCACGGTATGGACGGCGATGGCGCACATCATCACGGCGGTGATCGGGTCCGGCGTGCTGTCGCTGGCGTGGAGCGTGGCGCAGCTGGGGTGggcgggcgggccggcggccatggtgtTCTTCGCGGGCGTCACCGCCGTGCAGTCCTCCCTCATCGCCGACTGCTACATTTCCCACGACCCGGAGCGCGGCGTCGTCAGGAACCGCACCTACGTCGACGCCGTGCGCCTCTACCTAGGTAAGTGAGCCAGCCATCCATCGATTCGCCTTCTTGCTAGCTTCGTCCATCGTCGATCAATACTCCTCCTCTTCGTTCTCCAAAGAAAAATTTCTCGACGCGGAATCTTTGGCGAGATGACGCTAGTGGAGACCCTTTTAGTTACGGATAAAATCGGACCCGTGACTAAAGAGACTTTAATCCCGGAtcaaataccaatcgggactaaagtccccccttaatcccgggtcaaaaatcagccTCCCATGGAAGATCCTTCAGTCCTGGGTGAAAACATCAGCCACACATGAGAGACTTTAGTCCcgggaatttctttttttttctcaaaaccatttagtcccggttggtaccaAAGGGGTGGGGGTTGTGACTAGCGTGGCAACCCTTTAGTTCCGGGACTAAAACCTCCCTTCCATTTCGATTACTTTATCCCATATAaattttcgagagatttgcCCCTaccaactgagactaaaggtGAGTTGCGAACATTATTGAGTGAACAAAGACGATAATCTAAGCTAGATGATAGCGAAGCACTACCCAATTGAACAAGATGCAGCACCTTGAGTGACACAACCCGTCAGACGGCACCGTTGCTGTTATCCATAAAAATGCCAAAGCAAGCAGGATGATAGGTCGCTATGCAAGTCTCTGTATATTACAAGGAGTGTAAGAACAGTGACTGAAATCGACCGACGACTTTACATGAGtatccttttttcttttcagaaacaaaggtgacacacacacacatctatctgcatttttttttatcattttagATAACCATATGGCGCTTGGAATATAGCAATGAGATGACTCGCTTTCAGTAGAGCAAGCATGACTCACGACTCTGAAAACTTTTGCATATAAAGTCAGGATCATACATAGTCTGGATAAGTCGCTTTCAGTATACGTAGGGCTCCGATTTAAAAATTCAGGATCAGTTGGCGACAGATTTATTAAGGCCAATACAATTGGCAGGAAATGTAAGCCATTTTGCATAGTTGCTAATCGATGCGACTAACGGCCAATTGGTGGGTGCCACGTGTGCAGGTGAGAGGAGCCATCTGTTCTGCGGCTTCTTCCTCAACTTCAGCTTGTTTGGCACCGGGGTGGTGTACACTCTCACCTCCGCCACTAGCATGAGGTACGTAGGATCCCACCACCATATTTGCACATCGGTTTCACCCATCTCATTCTTCATTCGCTTGTTTGCGTGGCAACctgcctctttttttttggaaaaaggaatgcaacataTATTAAAACGAAAGCACAGTACATTCCTTTCTTGCAGAAAGGACCCTGAGTAAAACAGAAATTACAACAAGATCCTCCGCACTACTGTTTACCTTCTTCCCTGGAAGTAGCTGTCGCCAAATCTTCTCCGGCCACGGAGCGTCGCCCCAGATCTTCAAGCCGCCTTCACCACCTTTCCAAATCAAAGAGCGGACTCCAAACTTTGGAATACTGCAAGGGATCCTCGGGAAGAGAGCATCAGCTGTCGGCTCCTTTGATTCGGCCCCTCGTCCGCCTTCACCCACCAATCCAGAAAACCGGAGCTCAACTCCAAGTCCGACGAAGGAAAAGGCGGCAGCAACCCCAAGGAAGAGCACCCAGAAgagggaatccatccggtcatCAACGGAAGAACCCCCAGCAAACTCACAGGACAAATCCGAGAAGAGGACCTCACCCAGATCCGCCCGGAGAAACAAAATCCTCTCCACCGCGACGCCAACTCCGACATCCAGCGGAAGGAACAGCAGCCGCCGAGGGGACACCACCGCCGCTCTCATCCGAACGCGAACGAAAGAAGCAGCACCTCTCCTCCAGCAAACCCTAGACCTAGACACAAACCTATCTAGTCTATATACATCCGCGCGCCTATTTCCCGGCCACCCTCCCTCTCCGGAGAGGAAGAGGGCCGGCGAAATCGCCGCCGGAAGTCGATTCCGCTTCGGGGTGTTTGTACCGTACCACATCGAATCTTCAAAAgttaattagaagaattaaatataagttaattataaaattaattacgcAAATGGAGTCTATTTCACCAGATAAATCTAAATGATTACTATAATCACATTATTAAATCGTAAACTAATTACACTTAATAGATTCTTCTAGCGAATTAACTTTTATCTGTTCAATGAGttttttaaataatttatattaaataTACTTATGATTAGTATCAACATTCAATGACAAGAACTAAACTAACTTTAGAGGTGGGACCTCCGCTTTCGCCCTGTCCGCCTCTCTCAACTGTAGCCAGGGGAAAAAGGAGGAAGCGACCAGCTACCGCGGGTTTCTATCGCTGGGAAAGATGGATGCGTGGCAACCTGCCAGCCGCGAGTTTGTCACTTGTGCGGTAGCAGTTGTAGCTTATTGGCATGGCGTAGCTAGAAAAAGGAGGTGAAAACATCAtcaaaaagaagagaaagagagagctGTCAAAGCTGGAAATGCCGCAATGGAGAGTGATGCAAGGCCTTGTCCTTTGATAACCATCAGGGCTTGACCAATGTGCAATTTCACTAGTAACCTACTTGGCTACTTCTTCAAATTACAAGTAGTTTAtgaattttctagattcatattaCTACATATCTAGATATcgtatatatctagatgtataacaAAAGCTATgacctaaaaaaattaaaacgggCTATAATTTGGAACGCTCAATTTTAGTGTAGGCacctttttcttgaaaaaacaGAAGCTAATCATACGATTGGAAATTTCTTGATGGATGGACTAATTAAATTCTGAATGAGGTCAGACTCTATTATACATGGACCTTGCGTGTGCAGTTTTGCCTACAGTTTCGTGTAGAGTTGGACAATGCCTTATGCTGCTATCACTTGGTTCTTTTTTGGGTTATCTTGATGACCCAATATTTATCCTGTTAGATAAAATTTGTCTTTTTAGAATCACGTAGTATTCCCTtggtctcaaattactatttattttagttttttctagatatataccttttactatgtatctagacatacacatatatctagatacatagaaaaattctgtatctagaaaagtctaaacgaataataatttggaacggagggagtatattttttataatcttATTGTGCTTTGTCGTGGCTAAGCTTTAGAGGAGATGAATTGCTGGTGCCAACCGTTTGCTTGCAGAGACGGACAAGGATCGGATACTGTCAGATTAGCAGATCAATAGAATATATCTTGTGGGCGCGCCAAGCGGCCTATAGTGCAGCTGGTTAGTCTCCCCGGGGAGGAGCTACCCGACCAGGGGTCACCCTAGTTTGGCACCGTTTTCAGGTGGGGTTATTTATCCCCCCGTTGCCCACCCTCAACTTTTTTTATCTTGTGGGGGCACGCCGCACGCACACCATGGTTAGCTACGGGTGGAATGCACGCCTCCTGTTCTTCCCCGGCAACGCTCCAACAGCCTCGTCACTAGCTTCATTTGTAGTGACGAACTGCTTGCACGTCGAACAGGCCCACAAAGACGAACGGCCCGTTTCCTCGATATAGGCCGAGTTGGGCTTCATTGGTCAAGGCCTGCTAGTCCAATCTACTAAACCATAGAATACAGCTTTTACTTGCTATATATGACATGAATCTTACGAGATTTGGCCAATTTTGGCAGATTTACCGTTCAACAATGATGAAAAGCCTCGTGATTCATGGACGCAACAACGATGCTCGTGTCGAATCTTTCAAAGGACTcatctttctattttttttttgtcatcgTATATGCAATATGTCGCAGGGCGATTCAGAGGGCCAACTGCTACCACAGGTACGGCCACGACGCGCCGTGCTCCGTGGGAGGCGACGGCTACTACATGCTCCTCTTCGGCCTCGCGCAGGTGGTCCTGTCCCAGATACCCGGCTTCCGCGAGATGACGGGGCTCTCCGTCTTCGCCGCCGTCATGTCCTTCTTCTACTccttcgtcggcgtcggcctcgGCGTCGCCAAAGTCATCTGTACGTGCCGCCTCGCCTAGCGCAACCGCCTAGCTAGCCGTTCACCATACGAGTTCATTGGCATTTGATTTGGACATGATCGACGGGGACATGACTCTCTCCGCCGATCACTTCAGCGAACGGGGTGATCATGGGCGGCATCGGAGGCATCCCCATGGTGTCCACGACGCAGAAGGTGTGGCGGGTCTCGCAGGCCGTCGGCGACATCCTGTTCGCCTACCCCTTCTCCTTGGTGCTGCTGGAGATAGAGGACACGctgcggtcgccgccgccggagagcgAGACGATGaagacggcgacgagggcgagCATCGTGATCACCGCCTTCTTCTACCTCTGCTGCGGGTGCCTCGGCTACGCGGCGTTCGGCGACGGCACCCCGGGCAACCTCCTCACGGGCTTCGGCTTCTACGAGCCCTACTGGCTCATCGGCCTCGCCAACCTCTGCatcgtcctccacctcctcggcgGCTACCAGGTGTACACGCAGCCGGTGTTCGGGTTCGCCGACCGCCActtcggcggcgcggcggcggaggtgccggtgccggtgccgctCCTGGGCACCCGCCGCGTGAGCGTGTTCCGGCTGTGCTTCCGGACGGCGTACGTGGCGGCGACCACCGCGCTGGCCGTGTGGTTCCCCTACTTCAACCAGGTGATCGGGCTGCTCGGCGCCTTCACCTTCTGGCCGCTCGGCATCTACTTCCCCGTGGAGATGTACCTCGCGAGGAACAAGGTGGCGCCGTGGAGCAAGCAGTGGCTCGCCATCCACGCCTTCAGCTCCGTCTGCCTCCTCATCTGCGTGTTCGCCTCCTTCGGCTCCGCCGTGGGGGTGTTTGGGTCGGAGACGAGCTGAGCTACTCTGCAAAGGCAGCTTGCTCACTAGCTGCAGTAGTTTCAGATGTTGACTAGTATAATTAGCGTAATCAGGTCAAATTCTATGTATTAAGAACTCagtgtatatataatatattggTGGTGAGTCTAAGAACGAGCAAGATGTCAATTTTATGGTCCTGTTACAAACCTTGCACGTTCTACATACACAAATGGATATCTGACATTTTTTGTATTTCTATCACAATCAGAAAAAATGCAAAGTCATATGTACATGTGACCACATAGTTTATCTCAACCATTGATTTCTCTCCATCCAACCATTAATCCACTACCTACACATGTACTTCGATTCATCTCACCATTAATTTAAAAATGAATGCAGGCACAAAGCAACAAGTTCTAGAAACAATTTTTTTAGTGTAACGGGGGAGAGAATCCCCACCCTTTTCATTTCGTGGAGCTGATTGCAAGCTCAACAAATCAGGAGGGTTCAGCATTTTACAAATCACGGTGGTGAGGGAGGAGGGAATTTGCTAAAGTTTTACATATTAAGACAAAACGTTTGACACCATGCTTCAGTCACCATTTGTCTTCACGAGGCAGCCTGCATCGCCACAGACGTGCTTCTTCTTTGCAGGTTATCCGCAATCTTGGAAGGGAGACGTCTTGCCCTCGGAACACCACATCGTGCCGGTGCTTCCAAAGTTGCTGGACGCACGGGACGCAGCAGGTGGCAAAAGACGTCGCTGGCAGCTGCGGCACCAGCCTGGGGATGTCCCAAAGGGTCGCAACCGTTACTGCAGGCGGGATCACCATACCGACTGCTTCCCAGAACAAATGGTGACGTGTGCGCTATGTTCGTATGGGGCGTGTGCGCCAAGATGTGTTGTATGGACCCAATGACTTCACTCCAGATGGGGTGACTCCCGAAGACTTTTGCTATCTCTTTATCCAAGGGATCTACCTTGCCGAAGCCGACGGGGGGCAAGCCCGTATATCAAACGGTTTGCGTGTTCGCCGCATTGCCCCTACGACTTGAACTAGGGGGTTCTCTTGGGTGATCTGGATAGAGCTCTTACTCATCTGGAGAACCTTGAAGACACCGGATCACCCCCAATACCACCTCCTTGGCGAGTGATGTGGATATAGCTCTTACTCATCCGGAGAACCTTGAAGACACCGGATCACCCCCAATACCACCTCCTTGGTGACTGATGTGGATAGAGCTCTTACTCATCCGGAGAACCTTGAAGACATCGGATGACCTCCAATACCACCTCCTTGGTGAGTTCCCACCGTGCTAAGCTATTTATGTAATTAGATGGTGGTTATTTAAGCATGTGGTTTCTACGGGATAGTGCTTAAGAACTCAACAACAAGAGGCGGTCCGTAATCAACTCAAGCAAGGCTAAATCAAGTGATCTCCAATCTCAACATGACCCTATCATTCTTGGTCAAGTCCGATTCGTCACTCACTGTTGCTCAATTTTAATCATTCCATAGCTACTCAAGTATTATTTAATAAGCAACCTATACTCGTGATTGGTGGTGACCTTGCCACCTCTCAACTTATATTGAAGCTAAGCATGGATAAGCAATTTAAATTCGTGACACCTATACAAGCATACTTATACTTATGTACAAGGAGTTATTCTAGATCAAATATGGATAATGCATAAAGTAGGAGCTAAGCAAATATATACATAATTATTAACTCATGCGTTTACAAGACTCGTGTATACATCATTAGTCCAAAATAAAGTTAAGAGATGTTAGGTGCCTGCCTTGGGGTTCAAAGGAaacgccggcggcgatgggctCCGGCTCACCCACCTCTTGCTCTGGCGTCTCGAACTCTACACGAATACAATGATGCATGAACTCTACACGAATACAATGATGCATAATTAACAACAATGCATGTATGAATGGCGTCTCGAACTCTACACGAATACAATGATGCATGAACTCTACACGAATACAATGATGCATAATTAACAACAATGCATGTAGATGGTGCAAATGATGTATGGGATGCATGAAAAAGAATGTAAACGGTTTTTACTATACTAGTACATCAATTCCAAGAATTGATACATAATAGAACACTTAAATCCTACACAAAACATAGTTTTATTCACGTTTTCCCTCAATGGCAGAACTGAAAATCCTGGTGATTCTCGCGAAAATGGCATTGCCGGTGATTCCGGCGACTAATTACAATGGGGTTTGATTCTAGAGCTTGATTGAGACTTCATTTTGGCTCAAAAGGACGACATGCACAAAGGTTTGGACGATATGGAATGGAACATCAATGGAGTTGAACTTCCATGGGGGACTAAAAGAGATGCTTCCAATGGAGGATAGAGCAGGAGGAAAGGTCTTGGGAACTTCACTGGGGAAGGATGATTCAGAGGGCCACATGTTGGAGTATGATGGCGGTGAAGGAGATCGATGATGAGATTGCTTCACTGGAGGAGCTGAGGGAGAAACACAAGAAAAACAGACCGCAGCTTGATCCTTGTCTTGGGGGAGATGGAGGGCAGCGTGTGGGGGAGGAGCTCGCCCTTGGCCTGGCCGAGACCTGGTCGGGCGGCGCTGCCCCTGTTGACGGCGCAGGCGAGCAGAGGGGCGGAGCGGCTCTGGCTCGGGAGGAAAAGAACGAGAGCGGAGGGAGAGAACGgatgagggggggggggggggcctcaGGGAAAAGAGGGAAGGGGTGGGGGGCAGCGTGTGCCGCGTCACGGCCACGCGTGGCCTGCGAGCCAGGAGATCAAACTTTCTCATCAAATGTTTTCAGCTTTCATCTATAGTGCCAAATCGGCTATAGTGCCTCCACAAATGACACCTTCGGAATCCAAATCGGCTATAGTGCCTCCACAAATGACGCCTTCCGAATCCAAATCGAAGTGCTTGGTGGCGCTCGCACCGCCGCCGAGGTCTCCGGATGCCGCTTTCGCCTCCTGGGCAACCAGCCCGCCGCCCGAGCTCTCATTAGCCTCGCCGACTAAATGATTGAGCTAGTGATtaacatgtactccctccgtttattttgatttttctagattcatctagatgtataataatatctatgaatctagaaaaggtaaaacgacccataatttgaaacagagggagtactcgCTGAGGTGCTAGCGCCACATAACAATGGGAGCTACTAAAGCACCAACACGGCATTAGCACAGGAGTTCATAGCCGTATACTGTCATCTCTTATAACACACAAGTCCTTTCATTGGGACAATACAACAACAATCGAGAGTACTTACAAGGCATAACGAGTGACCAGAGAACAAAAAATGAAAGGGCGTGAGTATATCCGACAGTTACACCATTATATTCTACaatggcattttttttttttacaaatccaAGCCATCCAGCATTTACGTCCAAGAATAGCGAGTGGATGGCTTTCAAGGCATTCCGCTCAAGTGAAAAATATCGATGTATCTTGAGGGTAGGCTTTTATACAACGATCAGGTAAGGTATCATTGGTAGTCTAGATCGGGACCCATTCCAGCTCTAACTCCAACTCACCTGATTCTACGTTCTGCAGCTTTAGGTGCACCTCCTGTTTCACCTTGCCCGACACAACATTGACAGTGCTATCTTTCAACAGGGCGTTGTCTTTGGTCATGAACCACCTTCCAATCTGCATGTCGCCAAGGCGTGAAGTATCTCCAAAGGCCATGGCAGCTGTGATCATTGGCTGGAGATCTATCTCTGCTTCACCCATGATATCATCGGCAGAGAACGTATCATGGTCATACACTTCCTGGAAATCGAGATTGTgcatattattttttatgcCGTTGAAGTCAGCAGCAGCATTATATGTGTAATGATGTTCAAGTGGCTTTCTAGTTGTTTCACTCCATTTGCTATTATGTGATTCAAGTCGAGGAAAATACCCTAGAAACAGTGCTATAATTCATTACACTTTTAACACATTATACTCTTGCTTGGATTAGAATCCTTTGAATAGGAGGAAAATAATTTAAAGGGCGCAAATGAAAAAACTTACTAGTTTTAGAGGACCATAATTTCGAGGTACAGATATCTTAAGCACCTCATTCCATACTGGATTCAGATCACTCGTTTTAACCGTCGTTTGAGCTTTCTGCAATTAGGAGTGATAGTCGAATATTTTAAATGCGAGGTTTAAGCATCACAAATAAATTATTATGT
Proteins encoded in this window:
- the LOC117836139 gene encoding probable amino acid permease 7, whose amino-acid sequence is MGTVGGDGGGGDRQAQPLLGKLSESDEHLVKRTGTVWTAMAHIITAVIGSGVLSLAWSVAQLGWAGGPAAMVFFAGVTAVQSSLIADCYISHDPERGVVRNRTYVDAVRLYLGERSHLFCGFFLNFSLFGTGVVYTLTSATSMRAIQRANCYHRYGHDAPCSVGGDGYYMLLFGLAQVVLSQIPGFREMTGLSVFAAVMSFFYSFVGVGLGVAKVISNGVIMGGIGGIPMVSTTQKVWRVSQAVGDILFAYPFSLVLLEIEDTLRSPPPESETMKTATRASIVITAFFYLCCGCLGYAAFGDGTPGNLLTGFGFYEPYWLIGLANLCIVLHLLGGYQVYTQPVFGFADRHFGGAAAEVPVPVPLLGTRRVSVFRLCFRTAYVAATTALAVWFPYFNQVIGLLGAFTFWPLGIYFPVEMYLARNKVAPWSKQWLAIHAFSSVCLLICVFASFGSAVGVFGSETS